A segment of the Candida albicans SC5314 chromosome 2, complete sequence genome:
CTAATATTTTTGAACGTTTGATTTCCACTCTCTTTTCAAGGTCTTCCATTGTTAAAGCATCAACTGTATCTTTATTCCTTTTACTGGCTTGTATAAGATTTGGTTTGTTGGTATTTCCATCAGACACACCATCTTTATTCTCATAGTATGGAAGAACTTCATAGAAAAGGGTgtaaattataatatcaGCCCTTGCCATCCTTGATTTGTTCAAGACTTTCTCGTTTAATATAGAATGCCAGGAGGCAACAAGATTACTGGTAAAGTCAATTCCACTTTGGTTGACCGAACACCCTTTTAACCAACATTCTTTCTGTTTCAACCAATAGTGCATATAGATAATATAATAGGGATATTCTATGAATGCTGTGGTGTattcttgaattttttgattagCCTCTTCTTCGTTTTTCAAGGATATTATTTGATAGAATCCCGTAGTAGCTAGGCGTTTCACATCGACTATATCATCTTGTGTTTGGGGAAAAGGTTTTGGTTCTCcaattctaattttttcattctgTAAGTTATCAGAGGCAagaaattcttcaattgcaGCAAGGTCATGGACATTTCTTTCAACAGGTGATTGATCATCGGGattgtttattaaattCTTTATCGGGTTGACTTTAATATCACCGGTTGTAATATCAATTATCGAGTTTATGAAATCAGAAACTGAACTGTAATCTTTTCCATCTCCCATAGTCTGAAGGTGTCTTTTCCTTTCTATCATATCTCGAGTAAGTATCCCTTTTTGAAGCAATCCGTCAAAATCTATTTTACCCCGACTCAACGTAATATAGCTATTTATGATCCCTTTAAGTGCTTTGTGTAGGTGATAGAAGCAGTATGAAACTTCATgatctttttcatttggaAACGCTGCTCGAATGGCTTTTCTCTCAATGTTTGCACAGTCAATACAGATCAAAGAAGGATTTAACCCGTGCCTTGTATTCAAGTCATGAAGTAGTAAATAAAGTGGGCACGACCCCTGAGTATGTGTTAAAAGCCAAGCAATTGGAACTGGTTGACCGATTCTGGTATCTAATACCATGACTGTGTAAAGGAATACTCTCTCAGTGATTTTGTCACTTTTTCCAATGTTAGACgttgaatcaataaaaattgTATTCCCATACTGTTGTAGCTTAGTCAACATATAGTCAGTTGCAAAGGCAAACCCCCACGTTCTTGGCTTGCTGTTGTCGTTGTTCTCATTCAAGTTCAGCCAAAATTTTACATATCCATTCTGTGATAAAATGTCTTGGTAC
Coding sequences within it:
- a CDS encoding uncharacterized protein (Protein of unknown function; flow model biofilm induced), with protein sequence MNRVKDHIYMKCEKGKKYYETKTKTKKTGCPAGIKLRTRNDKVQMEYCFHHNHSFIDHDDTVSATVRDPVRTWLIKQALEGRDWAWVNSQRSKVNFGTNIASLDHSLKFNCQLYHRIRQKLGIFTGRVSSKLEESLIEYQDILSQNGYVKFWSNLNENNDNSKPRTWGFAFATDYMLTKLQQYGNTIFIDSTSNIGKSDKITERVFLYTVMVLDTRIGQPVPIAWLLTHTQGSCPLYLLLHDLNTRHGLNPSLICIDCANIERKAIRAAFPNEKDHEVSYCFYHLHKALKGIINSYITLSRGKIDFDGLLQKGILTRDMIERKRHLQTMGDGKDYSSVSDFINSIIDITTGDIKVNPIKNLINNPDDQSPVERNVHDLAAIEEFLASDNLQNEKIRIGEPKPFPQTQDDIVDVKRLATTGFYQIISLKNEEEANQKIQEYTTAFIEYPYYIIYMHYWLKQKECWLKGCSVNQSGIDFTSNLVASWHSILNEKVLNKSRMARADIIIYTLFYEVLPYYENKDGVSDGNTNKPNLIQASKRNKDTVDALTMEDLEKRVEIKRSKILVQSSRQEDIFYEIKKDDGNKYSCNCESYRPIKLCTHVYIVARFLSVHPPKRMSNKRKAAATTETINKSQKIASVKNNETHEYQGQSVQPEYHASLTEDHSFPLTPLTYNYDSNSTDSQFNSFNQPTTEIDFPDINEPDGHIPLITKEEINKDIAEAIKVLKDTSKYVRENGSYEELLKFSNHTRDFTLNVKKLLSNNP